Proteins found in one Apium graveolens cultivar Ventura unplaced genomic scaffold, ASM990537v1 ctg6086, whole genome shotgun sequence genomic segment:
- the LOC141703021 gene encoding protein RADIALIS-like 4 — protein MASSSLRDSLSTWTADENKAFEKALAQFDKDTPERWQNIAEAVGGGKTAEEVKTHYEILLEDLRRIESGHVPIPSYKNTNISAADEEEEKRLLKYLSFQ, from the exons ATGGCTTCGAGCTCTCTGAGGGATAGTCTTTCAACATGGACAGCAGATGAAAACAAAGCCTTTGAGAAGGCACTTGCTCAGTTCGACAAGGACACACCTGAGAGGTGGCAGAACATAGCTGAAGCAGTTGGTGGTGGCAAAACTGCAGAAGAAGTGAAGACGCATTACGAGATTCTTCTTGAAGATCTTCGTCGTATCGAATCTGGCCATGTCCCTATCCCTAGTTACAAGAACACTAACATTTCTGCTgctgatgaagaagaagaaaagag GCTTTTGAAGTATCTCAGCTTTCAGTGA